The genomic interval CCGGTCGGAAGACCGACTGAGCGAGTACCTCGACGACCTTCGTTCGGGAGTCGGCTACGTCCGGCGAACCGTTCTGACCAACATCATCGTGGGTGCCGCGGTCGCGAACTTCGTGGTCGGCGGGACGATGGCAGTACTCCCGGGATTGGCAGACCTGTGGGGCGGCCCGCAGATGTACGGTCTCCTGGTGTCGGCGCTCGCGGCGGGGACCCTGCTCGGGGCGCTCGGTGCCTCGTTCCTCCACGAGGTGCGACTCGGCTACGCGCTGAGCGTCTGCTTCGCCATCGCGGCTGTCGCGTTCTTCGCCGCGATGCGGGTCCCCCGCCCGTTCGCGTCAGTCGGCCTCTTCGGACTAGCTTGGATTCCGGTCGGGGCGTACAACGTGCTGATGCAGACACTGCGTCAGACCGCGGTTCCCGACGATCTCCTCGGCCGCGTCACGGCAGTGTCAACGAGTGCGTCGGCGGTCGCGGCACCGGTCGGGTCGTTCGTCGCGGGGAGCGCCGCGAGCGTCGTGGGTCTCGAAACCGCGCTGACCGTCGGCAGTCTCGGCTTCGCTGGGGTCGCGGTACTGTTCTCGGTCCGGCGGCGACTCCGGGTGCTCCCACCCATCGGTGACGTGAGCACCGCCGACATCAAGCACTGACCGCCCCGCTGAAGTTCATTTATTTCGAATAATAATATTGTTATAGTATTGGGGTTCATCCCCGTTATGGTCGTCATCTCTCCGGAAAGTGACCCGTATCGCCCGCTAGCCGAAGCCATCGCGGACGACCGTTCGGCGGAACTCGTCTCGACCGTGGAAGACGCCGCCGACGGCCCTGCGCTGTACGTCTGCCACCCCGCTTCGCTGACGCCGTCGGCCGCGCTCGCCCTACAACGGCGACTGCTGGAGGACGGTCCGCGGGGCGGCGCGTTCGGTATCGTGACCGGCCGGACGGAGAACGACGCCCGACGGCTGTACGAGCGCAAACCGCCGAACGACGAGCGCCACTGCATCCTCCTCCGAAAGGAAGACCGCGATATCCGCTCGCCCGACGAGGAAACGGTCGTCTTCGGGCGTAACGACGCGACTGTCGGCGAGATGGAGTCGCTCGACGAGGGGGGTCTGGCGTCGCTCTCGACCATGACCGACGGCCGCTCGATACACACGTTCCTCTCGGACGGGTACCTCTGTGGCTACCCAACGGTCAGCGACTACGAGTTCGAGGAACCCACGCCGCGGTGCGTCGAGGACGGCGAGCGGAACTGCCCCCTCGACGGCGACCTGCTCCCCGCCGACCGGTTTGGCCCGTCACATGTGTTCCTCAACTCCTGTGCCTCCACGATTCCCGACACGGGCACGTACGGCCTCCCGGTTCACGTCGGGATGGGTCTGCTGACCAACGCAGTCTCGCTCATTGGCGGCTACCGGGCGATGGAGGGGCTTCCAGAGGAGACCGCGTTCCATTACGCCCTCCTGCGGGCGGGATACACCGCCGCAGAGCGGTGTTACCTCCTCAACCGGAACTCCCACGAACTCGACCTCGAAGCCTACCCCTACGTCTGCTACGGGCGGCCGGACCGGGCGGTCGGCCGACCCGCCGACCAGTCCTCCGAGGTCGAGTTGACTCGAACCGACGGCGAGTTGCGAATCGAGGCGACCGACGTGTCCGCCCACGTCGTCGAGGTCGAGGTCCCAAACGAGCGACTCCCCGACCGGACCCCGGTGCTGGTCGAGAACCGGAACGACAACCACAGCGACTGGCCACTCTACTACGCCGCGCTCCCGGGTGAGGACGTGACCCGAGTGTTCCTCTACTCGTGGGGGCGAATCGAGGCCGACCGGCTCGTCGCCGCGGTCGGCACAGGGTCGCTCGACCGGCGGCTCGGCGTCGTCCGTCGCTCGCTGTCGAACCTCCGGGGGGTCGAGGCGCTGGGTCTCACCGACCGGAAGATGAACGGACAGCTGACGAACCTCCGGAACCAGGTTCACGGCCTCGCGTCGGAGTACGACCGGCGTCGCTATCGGATGAACGCCCATCGCGCGCTCGCCGACCGGATGGAGACCGTCGAGAACGGATTGACGAACGTCCGCGACCGACTCCTCTCCGTGCTGGACGGCCGCGGACCGGGATTCCTCTCGGACGAGTACGGCGACCGCGTGCTACAGCGTTCGACCTCGGTCGCCGACGAGGAGTGTTACCACTGTGGGCGGCCGGTGTTCGTCAAGGAAGTCCGAGACCCCCAGCGGACCACCCGGCGGGAAATCGGTCTCTGTCCGCGGTGTATCAACGTCTTCGACGCGCCGAGTGTCGAGGGCGGCGCGGCGTACCCCCGTATCTACGGTGACCTGCTGTTCGAGGGGGATTCGCGCCGGACCGTCGAAATCGAGTTCACGAATCCGGAGCCGTCGCAGATGCGCGCGACCGTCCACCCGTGGCTCTGGGCCAACCAAGACGACGTGCGCGGAAGCCCGGTGTTCGATCCCGAGACAACGACGGTCGAGTTAGCGCCGGGCGAGACGGAGACGGTAGCGTTCGAGGTCGACGTTGGGTCGGTTCCCCAAGACGCCTACACGCTCTACGCGTACGTCCTCGGAAACATGGATGTCTATCTCTCGATGCGGCGGTTGCTCGTGACCGAGGACTGACTACCACTCGATGGGTTCCTTATCGCGCCAGAACTGCCCGCTCGGAGCGTCCGGTCGGAAGCGGGCCAGCCAGACCGGCGTTTCGATGCCCTCCTCGACGGTTCGGGGCGCGTCGTTCCCGCCCATGTCGGTCCGCACCCATCCGGGGTCGGCGACGTTCGCTATCAGTCCCTCGTCGCCGTATTCGCCGTCGAGATAGGCGGTAAAGCCGTTCAGCGCGGTCTTGGATACGCGGTAGGCGGGCGAACCGCCCCGCTCCATCTCATCGCTGAACTTCCCCATCACGCTCGACATGCCGACGACGCGAGCGCCCTCACGTTCGAGCAGGAGCGGGAGCGCGCACCTCGTGACGTGCATCGGGCCACGGAGGTTCGTCGTCAGCGCCCGATTTACTCCGTCAGGATTGGCCTCGTGAAGCGCTTCATCCGGGCCGCCGATGGCGGCATTGTTGATGAGAACGTCGAGATGGCCGTGTTCGTCCCGAATGCGAGCCATCGCGGCCTCGATGTCCTCGTCGTCGGTCACGTCCAACTGAAGTGGACGACAGTCGTCCGACGTTACGTCGTCGGGACGGCGCGCACCCGCGTACACGGTTGCGCCGAGGTCGGCCAAGCGTTCGGCGATGTGCCTGCCCATGCCCCTGTTCGCCCCGGTCACGAGCGCTACCTGCCCGTCGAGAGAATCGTACGTCTCGATACCCATATCGGCCCGTGGTTTTCAATCTTAATATTAATATCTATATTTGCCGGAACAGACAGAGTTCACGGGAACACGTTCCGTGTTTAAACCCATGAAAGCCGACCGAGGGGACAGGTATGAGAGTGTGTAACAGTATTAATATCTTCCCGAGCGGCCGGTCGGCCACCAACAGCGCTACGAGACGCCGCCGTCGGCGTCCTCGGCGGCGGCGAGGTGTCGCTCGCCCCACGCGGCCATGCTCTCGATGACCGGGCGGAGCGACGCGCCGCGGTCGGTCAGCGAGTACTCGACCCGCACGGGCTTTTCGTTCACTATCTCGCGGTTCACCAGCGCCTTCTCGCCGAGGTCTTCGAGGCTGTCCGAGAGCACCTTGCTGGAGATGCCGTCGACGTCGTGCTTGAGTTCGTTGAACCCCATCGGCCCGCCGTCGAGCAGGCGGTGGATGACCACCGGGTGCCACTTCTTGCCGAGGATGGTCGCGGTCGCGGTGACCGCACACCACTCCTCGCCCGCGCACCACACCGCCAGCGGTTCGTCGGCGTCCGGGTCGTCGCCAGCGTCGGAGTCGCGGTCGGCGTCGCTCATGTCGGGAGCCACGCGGGCGCGGTCCAAATAGTTACCTCCTCGTATCGACTTACCTTCGGTAATCCCGTTCGGCGACTCGCGACTCGCACATCCCACCCGGGTTCGCTCGTTCCCCTCCGACACCCCACATCCCTTTCCGCGCGTCGGACGTATCCCACACCGATG from Halorussus salilacus carries:
- a CDS encoding MFS transporter, with translation MSGIWGNRRFTTMFSARVVTNVGDSLYLAATLWSVHDLSGSPFYTGIGGFLLYSPEVFQFLTGPLVDRWDLRWTLTGTQLVQAIAVLTIPLAAWTNSLDIFVVLTVIPTLALIDQFVYPAQSAALPRIVTEENLVQANSLFSLAYKRVDLVFKAVGGVLIAMFGAVTLYVFDAVTFLLAAVLFGSVAIPSGGPDSDRSEDRLSEYLDDLRSGVGYVRRTVLTNIIVGAAVANFVVGGTMAVLPGLADLWGGPQMYGLLVSALAAGTLLGALGASFLHEVRLGYALSVCFAIAAVAFFAAMRVPRPFASVGLFGLAWIPVGAYNVLMQTLRQTAVPDDLLGRVTAVSTSASAVAAPVGSFVAGSAASVVGLETALTVGSLGFAGVAVLFSVRRRLRVLPPIGDVSTADIKH
- a CDS encoding SDR family NAD(P)-dependent oxidoreductase, which encodes MGIETYDSLDGQVALVTGANRGMGRHIAERLADLGATVYAGARRPDDVTSDDCRPLQLDVTDDEDIEAAMARIRDEHGHLDVLINNAAIGGPDEALHEANPDGVNRALTTNLRGPMHVTRCALPLLLEREGARVVGMSSVMGKFSDEMERGGSPAYRVSKTALNGFTAYLDGEYGDEGLIANVADPGWVRTDMGGNDAPRTVEEGIETPVWLARFRPDAPSGQFWRDKEPIEW
- a CDS encoding winged helix-turn-helix transcriptional regulator, whose product is MSDADRDSDAGDDPDADEPLAVWCAGEEWCAVTATATILGKKWHPVVIHRLLDGGPMGFNELKHDVDGISSKVLSDSLEDLGEKALVNREIVNEKPVRVEYSLTDRGASLRPVIESMAAWGERHLAAAEDADGGVS